Proteins from a single region of Pyrus communis chromosome 6, drPyrComm1.1, whole genome shotgun sequence:
- the LOC137737519 gene encoding protein SMAX1-LIKE 4-like, giving the protein MRSGGCAVQQTLTAEAASVLKHSLSLARRRGHAQVTPLHVAATLLSSRTSLLRRACLKSQPHQTSHPLQCRALELCFNVALNRLPTTPGPLLHGQPSLSNALIAALKRAQAHQRRGCIEQQQQQPLLTIKVELEQLIISILDDPSVSRVMREAGFSSTNVKNNLEDSSTSSVFQCYSSSGGVFSSPCSPSPPSDRHHQNNIIPGSFWQPHFLAYTCEQNPLLFSPQKTKPPLIISKPTTTTEYSGSSPKEEDVKLVLEVLMRKKRRNTVIVGDSASMTEGLVSEVMGRIERGGVGVPEELKSTQFIKFQLSPVAVRFMKKEYVEANLSELRRKVDSSFVGGGGGAVIYTGDLKWAVTDEQRDQHQNSGGYYSPVEHLVSEIARLVSSDNSRGKVWVMGTASYQTYMRCQMRQPPLEIQWCLQAVSVPSGGLGLSLHASSVQDSRIILSQKPSEVLETKPVFNSKDEQHYYDNNKLTCCQECTSNYEKESQLLKSGQQKLPAWLQPHGTEARQKDEVTELRRKWNRLCYSLHQGRHAAQNNLSSSNLYNNQSLIGNNSSYVSTYPWWSTKNGISPDPDSISFCHDPPSEPAHGSSLVPQFRRQQSCTIEFNFDNGIQKNQVVEPSLDSLKSTEGKEVKITLALGNSVFSGSEKMVERKCTERTIAEMCKLLKENVPWQSESIPSIVDAIIDSKTARQETWLLIQGNDSTGKRRLAHAIAELVLGSADSLLHIDMNKRENEMNPRTEVVARALKSNEKLVVLVEDVDLADTQFLKFLADGFENRNFGEVSRRERIQSQAIFILTKSDSTVYEDQAKYLDTVIQMTLKTLKVDEKSSTSPLFQGVNFDHKRKAEWELELKTKSPRTEEKEDPSVVAVENVNNKKVFSRQSSFNTLDLNLKAGEDDENEDKAGEFSPISSDLTRETNTDLQTPHGFLESMENLFVFNRSPARDREATELFLSKMERCFGEVYGKQNVVSFSVDKRVLEGVCIGSGYFPNSLFEKWLKDIFQTSLRAVKLKLSGKEGILVRLCLGDKEDGILEGFLGSCLPKKIHIS; this is encoded by the exons ATGCGCTCAGGAGGTTGTGCAGTTCAGCAGACCCTCACAGCGGAGGCTGCTTCGGTGTTGAAGCACTCTCTCAGCCTAGCAAGGCGGAGAGGCCATGCTCAGGTCACTCCTCTCCACGTGGCCGCCACTCTTCTCAGCTCAAGAACTAGCCTCTTGCGGCGGGCCTGTCTCAAATCTCAGCCGCACCAAACCTCTCATCCTCTCCAATGTCGAGCTCTCGAGCTCTGCTTCAATGTGGCTCTCAACCGCCTCCCAACAACTCCCGGCCCTCTCCTCCACGGGCAGCCCTCTCTCTCCAACGCCCTCATCGCCGCCCTCAAGAGAGCCCAAGCCCATCAGAGAAGAGGCTGCAtcgagcagcagcagcagcagccgcTCTTAACCATCAAAGTCGAGCTCGAGCAGCTCATCATCTCCATCCTTGACGACCCGAGTGTCAGCAGAGTCATGAGAGAGGCAGGTTTCTCCAGTACCAACGTCAAGAACAACTTGGAGGACTCCTCAACGTCCTCCGTTTTCCAGTGTTATAGCAGTTCCGGCGGCGTTTTCTCCTCTCCTTGCTCTCCTTCTCCTCCCTCGGACCGTCACCACCAAAACAATATCATTCCTGGGAGTTTCTGGCAACCCCATTTCCTGGCTTACACTTGTGAGCAAAACCCACTTCTTTTTTCCCCTCAAAAGACAAAACCTCCATTGATAATCAGTaaacccaccaccaccactgaaTACTCTGGTAGTTCTCCAAAGGAAGAAGATGTTAAGTTGGTGTTGGAGGTGCtgatgaggaagaagaggaggaacactGTGATAGTTGGTGATTCAGCTTCCATGACTGAAGGGCTTGTCTCTGAAGTTATGGGGAGGATAGAGAGAGGTGGAGTTGGAGTTCCTGAGGAGCTGAAATCAACCCAGTTCATCAAGTTTCAGCTCTCACCAGTGGCTGTGAGGTTCATGAAAAAGGAATATGTGGAAGCAAATCTCTCAGAGCTCAGAAGAAAAGTGGACTCATCATTtgttggaggaggaggaggtgctGTTATTTATACGGGGGATCTGAAGTGGGCTGTTACTGATGAGCAGAGAGATCAACACCAAAACTCTGGTGGGTATTATAGCCCAGTTGAGCATTTGGTTTCAGAGATTGCAAGGTTGGTCTCTTCTGATAACTCAAGGGGGAAGGTGTGGGTGATGGGAACTGCAAGTTACCAGACATACATGAGGTGCCAAATGAGGCAGCCACCTCTTGAAATTCAATGGTGTCTTCAAGCTGTTTCTGTTCCTTCTGGTGGTCTTGGTCTCTCCCTTCATGCTTCCag CGTCCAAGACTCGAGAATAATCTTGTCTCAGAAACCATCTGAAGTTCTGGAAACAAAACCAGTATTCAATAGCAAGGATGAGCAACATTATTATGATAATAACAAGCTCACTTGCTGTCAAGAATGCACTTCAAATTATGAAAAAGAATCTCAGCTCTTGAAATCTGGCCAGCAGAAATTGCCTGCCTGGCTGCAACCACATGGAACCGAAGCCCGTCAAAAG gaTGAAGTAACTGAATTGAGGAGAAAGTGGAACAGGTTATGCTACAGTCTGCACCAAGGAAGGCATGCAGCTCAGAACAATTTGAGCTCTTCTAATTTGTACAACAATCAAAGCTTAATTGGAAACAACTCCTCTTATGTTTCAACATACCCTTGGTGGTCTACCAAGAATGGCATCTCTCCCGATCCGGATTCAATCTCCTTCTGTCATGATCCACCTTCGGAGCCTGCTCACGGCTCTAGTCTCGTGCCTCAGTTTAGGAGACAACAATCGTGCACGATCGAGTTCAACTTTGACAATGGGATCCAAAAGAATCAAGTGGTGGAACCGAGTTTGGATTCTCTGAAAAGCACTGAAGGCAAGGAAGTGAAGATCACTCTTGCTCTTGGCAACTCTGTGTTTTCAGGTTCGGAGAAAATGGTGGAGAGAAAATGCACTGAAAGAACAATAGCTGAAATGTGCAAGCTACTGAAAGAGAATGTTCCTTGGCAATCCGAATCCATTCCTTCGATAGTAGATGCAATTATCGACTCTAAAACTGCCAGGCAGGAGACTTGGTTGCTGATTCAGGGGAATGATTCGACTGGAAAAAGAAGGCTGGCACATGCAATTGCTGAATTGGTTCTGGGATCTGCTGATTCACTCCTCCATATCGACATgaacaaaagagaaaatgagATGAACCCGAGAACAGAAGTTGTAGCAAGAGCCTTGAAATCCAATGAGAAACTTGTTGTCTTGGTAGAAGATGTTGATTTGGCTGATACCCAGttcttgaaatttttagctGATGGTTTTGAAAACCGAAATTTCGGAGAAGTGAGTAGAAGAGAAAGGATTCAAAGCCAAGCCATATTCATCTTGACTAAGAGTGACTCAACAGTATATGAAGATCAGGCCAAGTACCTGGATACTGTAATCCAAATGACATTGAAGACATTGAAGGTTGATGAGAAAAGTAGTACTAGTCCACTTTTTCAGGGAGTTAACTTCGATCACAAGCGAAAGGCTGAGTGGGAGCTAGAACTCAAGACCAAGAGTCCCAGAACTGAAGAGAAGGAAGATCCAAGTGTGGTTGCTGTTGAGAATGTGAATAACAAGAAGGTCTTCTCAAGGCAATCAAGCTTCAACACCCTTGATCTCAACCTCAAAGCCGGGGAGGACGATGAAAACGAAGACAAGGCTGGGGAGTTTAGCCCCATTTCAAGTGACTTGACTCGCGAAACCAACACCGATCTCCAAACCCCACATGGGTTTCTCGAATCGATGGAGAACCTCTTTGTTTTCAATCGAAGTCCGGCCAGAGATCGAGAGGCAACCGAGCTTTTCTTGTCCAAGATGGAAAGGTGTTTCGGGGAGGTATACGGGAAACAAAATGTGGTTAGTTTTAGTGTGGATAAGAGGGTGTTAGAGGGGGTTTGTATTGGGTCTGGATATTTTCCCAATAGCTTGTTTGAGAAATGGCTGAAAGACATTTTTCAGACAAGCTTGAGGGCGGTTAAACTTAAACTTAGCGGGAAAGAGGGTATACTTGTAAGGCTCTGTTTGGGTGACAAAGAAGATGGCATTTTGGAGGGTTTCTTGGGATCTTGTCTTCCCAAGAAAATCCATATTTCTTGA